In Calorimonas adulescens, the sequence CATTACCATGAAAGACCTTCAAAAGAAATTGCTCCTGGCCCCTGCAACTTTAACGGGGCTTATAGATAATCTTGTGGATGACAAACTTGTAAAAAGATGGAGAGATAATGTCGATAGAAGACTGGTTTATCTTACCCTAACAAAGGAAGGCCAAGAGTTATTAAATGATATTCTGCAGTATCGTGCTTCAATATTTATGGATTCGCTAAAAGATATTGAAGCACTGAATATTGAAGGTCTAAATCATGATTTAGCTCTTATATTAGACCGACTAAATAAAAAATTCGACAGAGAATAGTGTCACAGTTTTAGAGGTTCTTTCTTATCATATCCGACACTTATAAAGAACTTTTATGGGAGGAACTGTTTTCATGCCATATTCCATAGAGGTAAAGGATTTAAGGAAACGCTTTGGAGATTATGATGCCGTAAACTGTATCAATTTTAACATTCATGAAGGGGAAGTTTTTGCATTGCTTGGGCCGAACGGTGCAGGTAAAACCACCACCATCCGCATGATAACCACTCTTTTGCCTCCTACCTCAGGTGAGATAAAGATCGAAGGCTTTGATATAAAGAAGCATGGAACTTTTATCCGAAGATTGATAGGATATGTACCCCAGGCCCTTTCAGCTGATTCCACTTTGACGGGCTATGAAAATCTTTTATTTATCACAAAGTTACTGCGCCTACCAGCCAGAGAGCGGGAAGAAAGGATAAGATATGTTTTAGACATATTGAATTTAAAAGATGCAGCAAATCGGTTGGTGAGAGAATATTCCGGGGGGATGGTGAGAAGGCTTGAAATAGGCCAGGCCATTATCCACAGGCCAAGGATATTAGTCTTGGATGAGCCTACGGTAGGCCTTGACCCTGTTGCAAGGCATAACGTATGGGACGTTCTCAATATATTGCGAAGGGAAACCAGCCTTACTATATTGATAACCACCCACTACATGGAAGAAGCGGAAACAATCTGCAATAGGGTTGCCATTATGAACAGGGGCCATATAGCGGCATTGGGTACGCCCGATGAGTTAAAGGCCATGACAGGAAAGTCTGATGCCACTCTTGAAGATGTATTTACATTCTTTACAGGCAATCAACTGGAGACAGGAGGGAGCTTTAATGAAATACGTCAAATCAGAAGACGAATCCAACGTTTTAATTGAAGAAAAGCTATTGGGGAAGTCGATTATATCAAATTTTGAGGCATATATGGCCAATTCACTTACTATTGCTGAAATAGAAATAAGAAAATTAAGACACGATCCCACAGAGCTTTTTACCCGAGCCATTCAACCGGTCCTTTGGCTGGTGATATTCGGCCAGGCTTTTTCCAAGGTGCGCGCCATACCTACTGGTAATGTAAACTACCAGACATTTATGACACCTGGGATTTTGGCCCAGTCAATGATGTTTATCTCAATTTTTTATGGCTTGAGCATTATATGGGATAAGGATCAGGGTAT encodes:
- a CDS encoding MarR family winged helix-turn-helix transcriptional regulator translates to MYSEDIIELEMLFREINHKINLCTRCYLNEKGITMSRFWVMNKLSFDKPITMKDLQKKLLLAPATLTGLIDNLVDDKLVKRWRDNVDRRLVYLTLTKEGQELLNDILQYRASIFMDSLKDIEALNIEGLNHDLALILDRLNKKFDRE
- a CDS encoding ABC transporter ATP-binding protein gives rise to the protein MPYSIEVKDLRKRFGDYDAVNCINFNIHEGEVFALLGPNGAGKTTTIRMITTLLPPTSGEIKIEGFDIKKHGTFIRRLIGYVPQALSADSTLTGYENLLFITKLLRLPAREREERIRYVLDILNLKDAANRLVREYSGGMVRRLEIGQAIIHRPRILVLDEPTVGLDPVARHNVWDVLNILRRETSLTILITTHYMEEAETICNRVAIMNRGHIAALGTPDELKAMTGKSDATLEDVFTFFTGNQLETGGSFNEIRQIRRRIQRFN